Proteins from a single region of Runella sp. SP2:
- a CDS encoding regulatory iron-sulfur-containing complex subunit RicT — MSCKSCSTGGCGTKGSNGKTAGCQNNGACNTGGCNKMNVFDWLSDMDVPIAKRFDVVEVKFKGGRKEYFRNINQLELLTGDYVVCEMASGYHIGAVSLQGDLVRLQMTKKKVADDENIKSIYRVGNPRDMEKHEQSVARDLPTMYRARELVKELKLNMKLSDVEFQSDNTKATFYYSADERVDFRELIKVLAGEFKVRIEMRQISLRQEAGRLGGLGACGRELCCSTWLSDFKNITTSAARYQNLSLNPTKLSGQCGRLKCCLNYELETYIDALKDIPHVDAPLQTQKGKAHLQKTDIFKKIMWFGYENDSTTWHPITMEQVSKILQMNARGEKPVSLDVLDIEEAVLALPAAGINSDLAKMDKKFSHRDQQNGGGSSNRRNKKKKGSGNSNNSANAAKETAQPAAATTPSAPAPKPQTPAPKAPTNQAPAKVPSAPAGNPAQKGNNNANNNNNDATKPAKQHANRGNHHRRGNNNQPKGGGGNSGNSGGGNEKKQ; from the coding sequence ATGAGTTGTAAATCATGTTCAACGGGCGGATGCGGAACGAAAGGAAGCAACGGAAAAACCGCTGGTTGTCAAAATAATGGTGCGTGCAACACAGGTGGTTGCAATAAAATGAATGTTTTCGATTGGCTCAGTGATATGGATGTGCCCATCGCAAAACGTTTTGACGTGGTAGAAGTGAAGTTTAAAGGAGGGCGGAAAGAATATTTTCGCAATATCAACCAGCTTGAACTCCTCACGGGCGACTACGTCGTGTGCGAGATGGCTTCGGGCTATCATATTGGAGCGGTATCGTTGCAGGGCGACTTGGTGCGTTTGCAAATGACCAAGAAGAAAGTAGCCGACGACGAAAACATCAAGAGCATTTATCGGGTGGGGAATCCACGCGATATGGAAAAACACGAGCAGAGTGTTGCGCGTGACCTGCCAACGATGTACCGCGCTCGCGAACTGGTCAAAGAGCTAAAACTGAACATGAAATTGTCGGATGTGGAGTTTCAGTCCGATAATACCAAAGCGACGTTTTACTACTCGGCCGACGAACGGGTTGATTTCCGTGAACTGATCAAGGTATTGGCGGGTGAGTTTAAGGTGCGCATCGAAATGCGCCAAATCAGCCTACGCCAAGAAGCAGGGCGTTTGGGTGGTTTGGGCGCGTGTGGCCGTGAATTATGCTGTTCAACTTGGTTGAGCGACTTTAAAAACATCACGACTTCTGCTGCTCGCTACCAGAACCTATCGTTGAATCCAACGAAGCTTTCGGGTCAATGTGGACGTTTGAAGTGCTGCCTCAACTACGAGTTGGAAACCTACATCGACGCCCTCAAGGACATTCCGCACGTGGATGCACCCCTTCAAACCCAAAAAGGGAAGGCGCACTTGCAGAAAACCGATATTTTCAAGAAAATCATGTGGTTTGGCTACGAAAACGATAGCACGACCTGGCACCCAATCACGATGGAGCAGGTGAGCAAAATCTTGCAAATGAACGCAAGAGGCGAAAAACCTGTGTCGTTGGATGTGTTGGATATCGAAGAGGCTGTGTTGGCATTGCCTGCGGCAGGTATCAATAGCGACTTGGCTAAAATGGATAAGAAGTTTAGCCACCGCGACCAACAAAACGGGGGAGGAAGCAGCAATCGCAGAAATAAAAAGAAAAAGGGAAGCGGAAATAGCAATAATAGCGCAAATGCCGCCAAAGAAACGGCACAGCCAGCGGCAGCCACTACGCCTTCAGCTCCTGCGCCGAAGCCACAGACTCCTGCTCCCAAAGCTCCTACTAATCAGGCTCCCGCGAAAGTGCCCAGTGCCCCAGCGGGAAATCCTGCACAGAAAGGAAACAACAATGCCAATAATAACAACAACGACGCAACAAAGCCTGCCAAACAGCACGCCAACCGAGGAAATCATCACCGTCGAGGAAATAATAATCAACCCAAAGGTGGCGGTGGCAATAGTGGCAACAGCGGCGGCGGAAACGAGAAAAAGCAATAG